A stretch of the Psychroserpens sp. Hel_I_66 genome encodes the following:
- a CDS encoding ribonuclease E/G, with amino-acid sequence MEKELIIRSSSDIVDFALLKDGKLIELHKDEDDNNFAVGDIFIAKIRKAVPGLNAAFVNVGYEKDAFLHYHDLGPKLPSVLKFVKRVSAGRHTDFLLKNFQFEKDIDKNGSIANVLKSNQSLLVQIVKEPISTKGPRISSELSIAGRYIVLVPFSDRISISQKIESKEEKERLKRLVRSITPKGFGVIIRTVAEGKKVAELDKDLQNLLNRWTAMCRKLNKAHHPSKVLSEMNKASSILRDIFDDSFSAITVDDELLYGQIKDYVQEIAPNKESIVKMYKNGVPLYEKFGIERQIKTSFGRTVSMAKGAYLVIEHTEAMHVIDVNSGNRSNKEKNQEDTALEVNMISASEIARQLRLRDMGGIIVVDFIDMKSAGNRKKLFHHLSDEMNDDKAKHKILPPTKFGLIQITRQRVRPERNIKTKEDNPNGIAGEEIEAPIKVIQRITQDLERLFKKDYKKITLNAHPFIAAFITKGFPSVRSKWFMEHKKWVKVLPRDAYTYLEYHFIDKNGKEIK; translated from the coding sequence ATGGAAAAAGAATTGATTATTAGATCTAGTTCTGATATTGTTGATTTTGCCTTATTAAAAGATGGAAAACTTATCGAGTTACACAAAGATGAAGATGATAACAATTTTGCAGTTGGTGATATATTTATTGCCAAAATACGTAAAGCTGTTCCTGGTCTAAATGCTGCATTTGTTAATGTGGGTTATGAAAAAGATGCATTCTTGCATTATCATGATTTAGGTCCAAAATTACCTTCAGTTTTGAAATTCGTTAAACGTGTAAGCGCAGGTAGACATACCGATTTTTTACTGAAAAATTTTCAGTTTGAGAAAGATATAGACAAAAACGGAAGCATTGCTAACGTTTTAAAATCTAATCAATCTCTATTAGTACAAATTGTAAAAGAGCCAATTTCAACCAAAGGACCTCGTATAAGTAGCGAGTTGTCCATAGCAGGTCGTTATATTGTTCTCGTACCGTTTTCAGACCGTATTTCAATCTCTCAAAAGATTGAGTCCAAAGAAGAAAAAGAACGTTTAAAACGTTTGGTAAGAAGCATCACGCCTAAAGGTTTTGGAGTTATAATTCGTACTGTCGCAGAAGGCAAAAAAGTTGCCGAACTCGACAAAGATTTACAGAATTTGCTGAATAGATGGACAGCAATGTGTAGAAAACTAAATAAAGCACATCATCCTAGTAAGGTGTTGAGTGAAATGAACAAAGCCTCCTCAATTTTAAGAGACATCTTTGACGATTCATTCTCAGCCATTACAGTAGATGACGAATTGCTTTATGGACAGATTAAAGATTACGTGCAAGAAATTGCACCCAATAAAGAATCAATAGTTAAGATGTACAAAAATGGCGTACCACTTTATGAAAAGTTCGGAATAGAACGTCAAATCAAAACGTCTTTCGGTCGCACAGTCTCCATGGCAAAAGGAGCCTATTTGGTTATAGAACATACCGAAGCGATGCATGTTATTGATGTCAATAGCGGTAACCGATCTAACAAAGAAAAAAATCAAGAAGACACTGCCCTGGAAGTCAATATGATCTCTGCTTCAGAAATTGCTCGACAATTACGTTTACGTGATATGGGAGGCATTATCGTAGTAGATTTTATTGATATGAAAAGTGCAGGTAATCGAAAAAAATTGTTTCATCATCTTAGTGATGAAATGAATGATGACAAGGCAAAGCACAAGATTTTGCCACCCACTAAGTTTGGTTTAATACAAATTACCAGACAACGTGTTCGCCCAGAACGCAACATTAAAACAAAAGAAGACAATCCAAATGGTATTGCAGGTGAAGAAATTGAAGCACCAATTAAAGTGATTCAACGTATTACCCAAGACCTGGAGAGACTCTTCAAAAAAGACTATAAAAAGATAACGCTCAATGCGCATCCATTTATAGCAGCCTTTATAACCAAAGGGTTTCCATCAGTACGTTCTAAGTGGTTTATGGAACATAAAAAATGGGTAAAAGTTTTACCTAGAGATGCTTACACATATCTTGAATACCATTTTATTGATAAAAATGGTAAGGAAATCAAATAA
- a CDS encoding HU family DNA-binding protein, with amino-acid sequence MTKADIVAKISDKLGIEKGDVQATVETFMEEVKSSLEGGDNVYLRGFGSFIVKTRAEKTGRNISKNTTIKIPAHNIPAFKPAKVFVEGVKTNVEVN; translated from the coding sequence ATGACGAAAGCTGATATAGTAGCTAAAATTTCTGATAAATTAGGAATTGAAAAAGGAGATGTTCAAGCAACTGTTGAGACATTCATGGAAGAAGTAAAATCTTCTTTAGAAGGTGGAGATAACGTTTACCTAAGAGGTTTTGGAAGTTTTATCGTAAAAACTAGAGCAGAAAAAACAGGACGTAACATTTCTAAGAATACAACAATAAAAATACCTGCACACAATATACCTGCATTTAAACCTGCAAAAGTATTTGTTGAAGGTGTTAAGACCAATGTTGAGGTCAACTAA
- a CDS encoding single-stranded DNA-binding protein, with the protein MSGTLNKVMLIGHLGDEVKMHYFDGGNCVGRFPLATNETYTNKQTNERVTNTEWHNIVVRNKAAEICEKYLSKGDKVYIEGRLKTRKWQDDKGADRYSTEIQCTDFTFLTTKNESQGGNSPTSNAQQAAQKPVSSPQTESEDADDLPF; encoded by the coding sequence ATGTCAGGAACATTAAATAAAGTGATGCTAATTGGGCATTTGGGAGATGAAGTAAAGATGCATTATTTTGATGGTGGCAATTGTGTAGGTCGTTTCCCTTTGGCTACAAACGAGACCTATACCAATAAACAAACCAACGAGCGTGTGACTAATACCGAGTGGCATAATATTGTGGTGAGAAATAAAGCTGCAGAGATTTGCGAGAAGTATTTGTCTAAAGGCGATAAAGTTTATATTGAAGGTCGACTTAAAACTAGAAAATGGCAAGATGATAAGGGAGCAGATCGTTACTCTACTGAAATTCAATGTACAGATTTTACATTTTTAACAACTAAAAACGAGAGTCAAGGCGGAAATTCTCCAACTTCAAACGCTCAACAAGCTGCACAAAAACCAGTTAGTAGTCCACAAACAGAAAGCGAAGATGCTGATGATCTTCCATTTTAA
- a CDS encoding gliding motility-associated protein GldE — translation MDPEPTSLLITTLNENVSFASGLILLFVLLFCSALISGVEVAFFSLSKSDIDTGLEENSKKFNIISKLLERPKKLLATILVANNFINIGIVILFAYLGETLFSSVDVEWVRFLLEVVVITFLILLFGEIVPKIYASRNRVKFAVFMAIPLKVLDVIFSPISLPMRQITLGIHNKLGKQKSNLSVDQLSQALELTGESDTTDEEHKILKGIVSFGNTDTKQVMRPRMDIFALNEDAKYTDIIEEVVKNGYSRIPVYKESIDNVTGILYVKDLLPYIDRETFNWTTLLRDPFFVPENKKLDDLMVEFQEKKVHLAVVVDEYGGTCGVVSLEDVIEEIVGDISDEFDDDIVYTKIDNNNYSFEGKTTLKDFYKIVKLEDESSFEDHKGEAETLAGFVLEVSGIFPRRQSKINFKNYVFTVEAIDKKRIKQIKFTILD, via the coding sequence TTGGATCCTGAACCCACGAGTTTACTAATTACCACGCTTAATGAAAACGTATCGTTCGCTTCTGGGCTTATCTTACTTTTTGTACTGTTATTTTGCTCTGCACTAATATCTGGTGTTGAAGTTGCTTTTTTCTCCTTAAGTAAGTCTGATATTGATACTGGTCTTGAAGAAAATTCAAAAAAATTCAATATCATCTCAAAACTATTAGAGCGTCCAAAAAAGTTGCTGGCAACGATACTTGTGGCCAATAATTTTATAAACATTGGAATTGTAATTTTGTTTGCTTATTTGGGCGAAACATTGTTTAGCAGTGTTGATGTAGAATGGGTAAGGTTTCTTCTTGAAGTGGTTGTCATCACCTTTTTAATATTATTGTTTGGTGAAATTGTACCTAAAATCTATGCAAGTAGAAACAGGGTCAAATTTGCTGTATTTATGGCAATTCCGCTAAAAGTACTGGATGTAATATTTTCTCCAATTAGTTTACCTATGCGCCAAATTACACTGGGAATTCACAATAAATTGGGTAAGCAAAAATCAAACCTTAGCGTTGATCAATTATCGCAAGCTCTAGAGTTAACTGGTGAAAGCGATACAACAGATGAAGAACATAAGATCCTTAAAGGCATCGTATCTTTTGGTAATACAGATACCAAACAAGTCATGCGACCTAGAATGGATATTTTTGCTCTTAATGAAGATGCGAAGTATACCGATATCATTGAAGAAGTCGTTAAAAACGGATACTCTAGAATTCCTGTATATAAAGAAAGTATTGACAATGTAACAGGTATTTTATACGTAAAGGATTTACTACCTTACATTGACAGAGAAACCTTTAACTGGACCACTTTACTTCGTGACCCCTTTTTTGTTCCAGAAAACAAAAAACTCGATGATCTTATGGTGGAGTTTCAAGAAAAGAAAGTACACCTTGCTGTCGTAGTTGATGAGTATGGTGGTACTTGCGGAGTTGTATCTTTGGAAGATGTCATTGAAGAAATCGTTGGAGATATAAGTGATGAGTTTGATGATGATATCGTTTACACCAAAATTGACAACAACAATTATTCATTTGAAGGTAAAACTACCCTAAAGGATTTCTATAAAATTGTAAAACTAGAAGACGAAAGTAGTTTTGAAGACCATAAAGGTGAAGCCGAAACGTTAGCTGGCTTTGTTTTAGAAGTTTCTGGAATATTCCCAAGACGTCAAAGTAAAATAAATTTCAAAAATTACGTTTTTACTGTAGAGGCGATTGATAAAAAACGAATCAAACAAATCAAGTTCACAATTTTAGACTAA
- a CDS encoding aldo/keto reductase — protein MRYTTLPKTDIKVSKICLGTMTWGNQNTQAEGFAQMDLALDKGVNFFDTAELYPVPAEQKTYAETERIIGNWFEKTGNRDKVVLASKIAGTGDYTAHIRTNGFSKAALNDAVNDSLKRLKTDYIDLYQLHWPERETNTFGERDYKHKPNDKWEDNFNDILHSLDEIVKSGKIRHVGISNEKAWGTMRYLEESNAHNLPRMITIQNAYSLLNRVFEGDMAEIAIREEIGLLAYSPMAFGVLSGKYVKGTAGDHSRLKLFPRFSRYSSHNCTEATKRYLKIAEDNDMTLAQMSLAFVTDRPFMTSNIIGATSIEQLEENIESVNITLSDDILKAINEVHAEIPNPAP, from the coding sequence ATGAGATACACAACGTTACCAAAAACAGATATAAAAGTTAGTAAAATATGTTTGGGCACCATGACCTGGGGAAACCAAAACACCCAAGCCGAAGGTTTTGCACAAATGGATTTGGCGCTTGACAAAGGCGTTAATTTTTTTGATACAGCAGAATTATATCCAGTACCAGCAGAACAAAAAACATATGCAGAAACCGAACGCATCATTGGAAACTGGTTTGAGAAAACCGGAAATCGTGACAAAGTAGTTTTAGCAAGTAAAATTGCTGGTACAGGAGATTACACAGCACATATAAGAACAAACGGTTTTAGCAAAGCAGCACTTAATGATGCTGTAAATGACAGTTTAAAAAGATTGAAAACAGATTATATAGATTTATATCAACTACACTGGCCAGAGCGCGAAACTAATACTTTTGGAGAACGCGATTACAAACATAAACCTAATGATAAATGGGAAGATAACTTTAATGATATCCTCCATAGTTTGGATGAAATTGTTAAGTCTGGTAAAATTCGTCATGTTGGGATTTCTAACGAAAAAGCTTGGGGAACGATGCGCTATTTAGAAGAATCTAATGCTCATAATCTACCAAGAATGATTACGATCCAAAATGCATATTCGTTATTAAATCGGGTTTTTGAAGGGGATATGGCAGAAATTGCCATTCGTGAGGAGATTGGTTTATTAGCGTATTCGCCAATGGCTTTTGGAGTGTTATCTGGCAAGTATGTAAAAGGAACCGCAGGAGATCATTCGCGTTTAAAATTATTCCCAAGGTTTTCTAGATACAGTAGCCATAACTGTACAGAAGCTACAAAACGTTACCTAAAGATTGCTGAGGATAATGATATGACCTTGGCACAAATGTCTTTGGCGTTTGTGACCGACAGACCTTTTATGACCAGCAATATTATAGGAGCAACTTCTATAGAACAACTTGAGGAAAATATTGAGAGTGTAAATATTACATTAAGTGATGATATTTTAAAAGCGATAAATGAAGTTCACGCAGAGATTCCTAATCCTGCGCCATGA
- a CDS encoding OmpA family protein, with protein MLKKLPLIALTLLLTTSCVSKKVYTDLEDKYTNLKKDNRRLSDQNRDLETALNQAENELKDTKDDYESALADSKLWESEYKALVNEHKNLEESYNALEKNSSASIAANSKKNRELLAQLEAKEQALIAENARLEKLKKELESRSQRVAELENVIASKDAAMSKLKDAISKALTNFEGKGLTVEQRNGKVYVSMENKLLFQSGSWAVGSQGKQAVKQLGEVLAENPEIAILIEGHTDDVPYKGNDQLSGNWDLSAKRATAIVNILRENPSIQPENLTAAGRGEFAPIASNSSAEGKAQNRRIEVILTPKLDEISKLLNDI; from the coding sequence ATGCTTAAAAAATTGCCATTAATAGCCCTAACATTACTATTAACAACCTCATGTGTATCAAAAAAAGTCTATACAGATTTAGAAGACAAATACACAAACCTAAAAAAAGATAACAGACGCTTATCTGATCAAAATCGTGATTTAGAAACTGCCTTAAATCAAGCTGAAAATGAGCTAAAAGACACAAAAGATGACTATGAAAGTGCATTGGCCGATAGCAAACTTTGGGAAAGTGAATACAAAGCCTTAGTTAACGAGCATAAAAATCTTGAAGAATCTTACAATGCCCTAGAAAAAAACAGTAGTGCCTCCATTGCAGCAAACTCAAAAAAGAACAGAGAATTGCTAGCGCAGCTTGAAGCAAAAGAACAAGCTTTAATCGCAGAAAATGCGCGATTAGAAAAACTCAAAAAAGAATTAGAATCAAGATCGCAGCGTGTTGCAGAGCTAGAAAATGTCATTGCTTCTAAAGATGCAGCCATGAGTAAATTAAAAGATGCTATCTCCAAAGCGCTAACCAATTTTGAAGGTAAAGGATTAACCGTTGAGCAACGCAACGGGAAGGTCTATGTTTCTATGGAAAACAAGCTACTTTTTCAATCAGGTAGTTGGGCAGTTGGTAGCCAAGGTAAGCAAGCTGTAAAACAATTGGGAGAAGTATTGGCTGAAAACCCTGAAATTGCCATACTAATTGAAGGTCATACCGATGATGTTCCATATAAAGGAAATGACCAATTGAGCGGAAACTGGGATCTATCTGCCAAAAGAGCAACTGCAATCGTAAATATATTGAGAGAAAACCCATCCATACAACCAGAAAATTTAACAGCAGCGGGACGTGGTGAATTTGCACCAATTGCGAGCAATAGTTCTGCGGAAGGTAAAGCTCAAAACAGACGTATTGAGGTAATTTTAACACCTAAGCTGGATGAGATTTCTAAGTTGTTGAATGATATATAG
- the mutY gene encoding A/G-specific adenine glycosylase: MNFNTILTHWYSVNKRKLPWRTTKNPYYIWLSEIIMQQTQIKQGLPYYEAFVTNYPNVFDLANAHEEEVLKLWQGLGYYSRARNLHASAKYIANELNGEFPNTYAEILKLKGVGDYTASAISSISYNEPHAVVDGNVYRVLSRYFGISTPINSTQGIKEFKALATTLLDTENPGDYNQAVMEFGATLCKPKNPYCIVCPLKDSCVALQKGMVDQLPVKLKKTKVTKKYFNFLVLISEDKKTIFEKRTSKGIWRNLYQFPLIESDQEITLSQFETHPKVKSFFKEQGFNFSLYNTKELVHKLSHQHLFTKFWIIEVKMLDREGIPISEVKNYPTPILIGNFIDEFNF; this comes from the coding sequence ATGAATTTTAATACAATTTTAACACATTGGTATTCAGTTAATAAGAGAAAACTGCCATGGCGAACTACCAAAAACCCATATTACATTTGGTTGTCGGAAATAATAATGCAACAAACTCAAATCAAACAGGGTTTACCTTATTATGAAGCTTTTGTTACCAATTATCCTAATGTTTTTGATCTCGCTAACGCACATGAAGAAGAGGTTTTGAAGCTTTGGCAAGGTTTGGGTTATTATTCTAGGGCTAGAAATTTACATGCCTCTGCTAAATATATTGCGAATGAGCTCAATGGCGAATTCCCTAATACGTATGCGGAAATATTAAAACTCAAGGGTGTTGGCGATTATACCGCAAGCGCAATATCTTCTATATCCTATAATGAACCTCATGCGGTTGTAGATGGTAATGTATATAGAGTTCTGTCTAGATATTTTGGAATCTCCACTCCTATCAACAGTACTCAAGGCATAAAAGAATTTAAAGCTCTAGCTACAACATTATTAGATACTGAAAATCCCGGAGATTATAATCAGGCGGTTATGGAGTTTGGTGCTACCCTGTGTAAGCCAAAAAACCCGTATTGTATCGTCTGCCCTTTAAAGGATAGTTGTGTTGCTTTACAAAAAGGAATGGTTGACCAATTACCTGTTAAATTAAAGAAGACCAAAGTCACAAAAAAGTATTTTAATTTTTTGGTGCTCATTTCCGAAGATAAAAAAACAATTTTTGAGAAGAGAACCTCTAAAGGGATCTGGCGAAATTTATACCAGTTTCCTCTAATTGAGAGTGATCAAGAAATTACGCTCTCACAATTTGAAACGCACCCAAAAGTGAAGTCCTTTTTTAAGGAGCAGGGTTTTAATTTTAGCCTTTATAATACTAAGGAGCTGGTCCATAAATTATCACATCAACATTTATTTACTAAATTTTGGATTATTGAGGTTAAGATGCTTGACAGAGAAGGTATTCCAATTTCCGAAGTGAAAAACTACCCGACACCCATATTAATTGGAAATTTTATTGATGAGTTCAATTTTTAG
- a CDS encoding exodeoxyribonuclease III: MKIISYNVNGVRAAMNKGLIDWLKFTNADVVCLQEIKAMKEQVDIEVIENAGYKYNYWFSAQKKGYSGVAILSKTEPKHVEYGTGIESMDFEGRNIRADFDGISVMSMYLPSGTNDARLSHKFEYMNMIHQYLNELRVEHPNLVILGDYNICHEEIDIHNPKMKGVSGFLPEEREWLGEFIDSGFIDSYRHLHPEKQEFSWWSYRANARANNKGWRLDYGMVSEPLQDNIKRSVILTDAVHSDHCPILLEIE, from the coding sequence ATGAAAATTATCTCATACAATGTCAACGGTGTTCGAGCTGCTATGAACAAAGGCTTGATCGATTGGCTAAAATTCACCAATGCAGATGTCGTTTGCCTTCAAGAAATCAAGGCCATGAAAGAGCAAGTAGATATTGAAGTTATCGAAAATGCTGGCTACAAATACAATTACTGGTTTAGTGCACAAAAAAAAGGGTATAGCGGTGTCGCTATTTTGAGTAAAACAGAACCAAAACATGTAGAATATGGCACCGGAATAGAATCCATGGATTTTGAAGGTCGCAACATTAGAGCAGATTTTGATGGTATTTCTGTGATGAGCATGTACTTGCCCAGTGGAACAAACGATGCGCGTTTATCCCATAAGTTTGAATATATGAACATGATTCACCAGTATTTAAACGAGCTTCGTGTTGAGCATCCTAATTTAGTTATACTTGGTGATTATAATATTTGTCACGAAGAAATTGATATCCACAACCCAAAAATGAAAGGTGTAAGTGGTTTTTTACCAGAAGAACGCGAATGGCTGGGAGAATTTATTGATAGCGGATTTATAGATTCATACAGGCATTTACATCCTGAAAAACAAGAATTCTCATGGTGGAGTTACAGAGCAAACGCCAGAGCCAATAACAAAGGCTGGCGATTAGATTATGGGATGGTAAGTGAACCATTACAAGATAATATCAAACGAAGCGTTATATTAACAGATGCTGTACACAGTGATCATTGCCCGATTTTGTTGGAGATAGAATAA